In Mycobacterium stomatepiae, the following are encoded in one genomic region:
- a CDS encoding bifunctional riboflavin kinase/FAD synthetase, whose translation MQRWRGQDEIPTDWGRCVLTIGVFDGVHRGHAELISHAVKAGRARNVPAVLMTFDPHPMEVVYPGSHPAQLTTLTRRAELVEELGVDVFLVMPFTTDFMKLTPERYVHELLVENLHVIEVVVGENFTFGKKAIGTVDTLRKAGERFGFAVESMSLLSEHHSNENVTFSSTYIRSCVDAGDMVAATEALGRPHRVEGVVVRGHGRGAELGFPTANVAPPMYSAIPADGVYAAWFTVLGHGPVTGTVIPGERYRAAVSVGTNPTFSGRTRTVEAFVLDTTADLYGQHVALDFVARIRGQEKFGSVKELVDAIGVDTDRTRSLLSD comes from the coding sequence GTGCAGCGGTGGCGCGGCCAAGATGAGATCCCCACTGACTGGGGCCGATGCGTGCTCACGATCGGGGTGTTCGACGGCGTGCACCGAGGTCATGCCGAATTGATTTCGCACGCGGTGAAAGCCGGTCGGGCACGCAACGTGCCGGCCGTCCTGATGACGTTCGATCCGCATCCGATGGAAGTGGTCTATCCGGGCAGTCATCCCGCGCAGCTGACCACCCTGACCCGACGCGCCGAGCTTGTCGAGGAGTTGGGTGTCGACGTCTTCCTGGTGATGCCGTTCACCACGGACTTCATGAAGCTCACGCCGGAGCGCTACGTGCACGAGCTGCTGGTGGAGAACCTGCACGTGATCGAGGTCGTGGTGGGGGAGAACTTCACCTTCGGCAAGAAGGCAATCGGGACGGTCGACACGCTGCGTAAGGCCGGTGAACGGTTCGGGTTCGCGGTGGAGTCGATGTCGCTGCTGTCCGAGCACCACAGCAACGAGAACGTGACGTTCTCGTCCACCTACATCCGCTCCTGCGTGGACGCCGGCGACATGGTGGCGGCCACCGAGGCGCTGGGTCGCCCGCATCGCGTCGAAGGTGTCGTCGTCCGCGGTCACGGGCGCGGTGCCGAGCTGGGTTTTCCCACCGCGAACGTCGCGCCGCCGATGTATTCGGCCATCCCGGCCGACGGCGTGTATGCCGCCTGGTTCACCGTGCTCGGGCATGGGCCGGTAACCGGCACCGTCATCCCGGGCGAGCGCTACCGGGCCGCCGTCTCCGTCGGCACCAACCCGACATTCTCCGGACGCACCCGCACCGTCGAAGCGTTCGTCCTCGATACCACCGCTGACCTCTACGGACAGCACGTCGCCCTGGACTTCGTCGCCCGCATCCGCGGACAGGAGAAGTTCGGTTCGGTGAAGGAGTTGGTGGACGCGATCGGTGTGGACACCGATCGGACGC
- the mntR gene encoding manganese-binding transcriptional regulator MntR, with product MRADDEAGGLTAVGQDYLKVIWNAQEWSVEKVSTKMLADRIGVSASTASESIRKLAEQGLVHHAKYGAVTLTDAGRRAALEVVRRHRLLETFLVNELGYGWDEVHDEAEVLEHAVSDRLVSRIDAKLGFPQRDPHGDPIPASDGQVPTPPARQLWACGEGETATVARISDKDPEMLRYFDSVAINLDSRLRVVTRREFAGMISVAIEADGAETTVDLGSPAARAIWVVP from the coding sequence GTGAGGGCTGACGACGAGGCTGGCGGTCTCACCGCGGTTGGCCAGGACTATCTCAAGGTCATCTGGAATGCCCAGGAGTGGTCGGTGGAAAAGGTCAGCACCAAGATGCTGGCCGACCGAATCGGGGTGTCGGCCAGCACCGCCTCGGAGTCGATCCGCAAACTCGCCGAGCAGGGGCTGGTCCACCACGCGAAGTACGGCGCGGTGACCCTGACCGACGCCGGCCGGCGCGCGGCGCTCGAAGTGGTGCGCCGGCACCGGCTACTGGAGACGTTCCTGGTCAACGAGCTCGGCTACGGCTGGGACGAGGTGCACGACGAGGCCGAGGTGCTAGAGCACGCCGTCTCCGATCGCCTGGTGAGCCGCATCGACGCCAAACTCGGCTTCCCGCAGCGCGACCCGCACGGTGACCCGATCCCGGCGTCCGACGGCCAGGTCCCCACCCCGCCGGCGCGCCAGCTGTGGGCGTGCGGCGAGGGCGAAACCGCGACGGTGGCCCGCATCTCCGACAAGGACCCGGAGATGCTGCGGTACTTCGACAGCGTCGCGATCAACCTCGACTCGCGGCTGCGGGTCGTCACGCGCCGCGAATTCGCCGGCATGATCTCGGTCGCCATCGAGGCCGACGGCGCCGAGACCACCGTCGACCTGGGCAGCCCGGCCGCCCGGGCAATCTGGGTCGTCCCCTAG
- a CDS encoding TetR/AcrR family transcriptional regulator: MLPDSVRDRLIRAADAWLDRHGVEELSIEAIAAAAHVSRATAFRKLGGRDQLVVAVALARADRFTRECVTEMDRQVGTFAKLEAAFVYLVGELPNDPIVREFFALRPGGDFGAEAEAIANATLGPAIEAGRAAGEVRDDVPIEQIVHWTVEQLYLAVVQNDRSPAAAIRRVRTYLTPALSAHRTDQLSGSIRSRVESLDFALDQAREALSALQQAARPAVAG; encoded by the coding sequence GTGCTCCCGGATAGCGTGCGGGACCGGTTGATTCGGGCCGCCGACGCGTGGCTGGACCGTCACGGAGTCGAGGAACTGTCCATCGAGGCGATTGCCGCGGCGGCCCACGTGTCGCGGGCCACGGCGTTCCGCAAGCTCGGCGGGCGCGATCAGCTCGTCGTCGCGGTCGCGCTGGCGCGGGCAGATCGCTTCACGCGCGAATGCGTGACGGAAATGGACCGCCAGGTCGGCACATTCGCCAAGCTCGAGGCGGCATTCGTCTATCTGGTCGGCGAATTGCCCAACGACCCGATTGTCCGCGAGTTTTTCGCGCTCAGGCCCGGGGGCGACTTCGGCGCCGAAGCCGAGGCGATCGCGAACGCCACGCTGGGGCCCGCGATCGAGGCCGGCCGCGCCGCCGGGGAAGTGCGCGACGACGTGCCCATCGAGCAAATCGTGCACTGGACGGTCGAGCAGCTCTACCTCGCCGTCGTGCAGAACGACCGAAGTCCCGCCGCCGCGATCAGGCGCGTCCGCACCTACCTGACGCCGGCACTCAGCGCTCATCGAACCGACCAGCTATCCGGCAGCATCCGCTCGCGCGTCGAAAGCCTGGATTTCGCGCTTGACCAGGCCCGCGAGGCACTGTCCGCGCTGCAACAGGCCGCCCGGCCCGCGGTTGCGGGCTAG
- a CDS encoding cytochrome P450: METAACPALPKLESLPFANDRNQAWQTLLAAGKVAVSDAGVYFLSSADVVEQAATSPGLFSSQGAFDFSGSPFPLVPIASDPPEHTRYRKTLDKFFGPRRMAERAPELRKQLGELIDGIKASGDTCDAMSALAIPFPSQVFLTLFGLPLAERDRLLLWKDALLNFSAAEGTTASPEALAQSGEIITYLAEHIAARRSNSDGDDLLTQLLTDTSEGALTDQEVIGLCVLFIIAGLDTVTAASGFALYELARNPALRARLIADEGAIPDFIEELLRVDSLVPYVPRMTTEDVDVAGVTIPAGSQCWLGLGTANHDPERYPDTDAFHDTRSSHFAFGRGPHRCLGSHLARLELRLIIEEWNRRIPEYSLLTEPTVGWPCGTLHFGQLQLKIG; encoded by the coding sequence ATGGAGACCGCCGCCTGCCCAGCCCTGCCCAAACTGGAATCGCTGCCGTTCGCGAACGACCGGAATCAGGCGTGGCAAACGCTTCTCGCCGCGGGAAAGGTCGCGGTATCCGACGCCGGCGTCTATTTCCTGAGCTCCGCCGACGTCGTGGAGCAGGCGGCGACGTCGCCCGGCCTGTTCTCCTCGCAAGGAGCCTTCGATTTCTCCGGAAGCCCCTTTCCACTGGTGCCGATCGCGTCCGATCCGCCCGAACACACCCGCTATCGCAAGACGCTGGACAAATTCTTCGGCCCCCGCCGGATGGCCGAGCGAGCACCGGAGCTGCGTAAGCAGCTGGGCGAGCTCATCGACGGAATCAAGGCGTCCGGCGATACCTGCGACGCCATGAGCGCGCTGGCCATTCCGTTCCCCTCGCAGGTGTTCTTGACGCTGTTCGGCCTGCCGCTCGCCGAGCGGGACCGGTTGCTGCTCTGGAAGGACGCGCTGCTGAACTTCTCCGCGGCCGAGGGCACCACGGCATCCCCCGAGGCGCTGGCCCAAAGCGGCGAAATAATCACCTACCTGGCCGAACACATCGCCGCCCGGCGCAGCAACAGCGACGGCGACGATCTGCTGACGCAGTTGCTGACCGACACCAGCGAGGGTGCGCTCACCGATCAGGAGGTCATCGGGCTCTGCGTCCTGTTCATCATCGCGGGCCTGGACACCGTGACCGCGGCCAGCGGGTTCGCGCTTTACGAACTGGCCCGCAACCCGGCGCTGCGGGCCAGGCTGATCGCCGACGAGGGTGCGATCCCCGACTTCATCGAGGAACTGCTTCGCGTCGACTCGCTGGTGCCCTATGTCCCGCGGATGACCACCGAAGACGTCGACGTCGCCGGCGTGACGATTCCCGCGGGCTCACAATGCTGGCTCGGCCTCGGGACGGCCAACCACGATCCCGAGCGCTACCCCGACACCGACGCGTTCCACGACACCCGCAGCAGCCACTTCGCGTTCGGTCGCGGTCCGCACCGCTGCCTGGGTTCACACCTGGCCCGCCTCGAGCTGCGCCTGATCATCGAGGAATGGAACCGGCGGATTCCCGAGTACTCGCTGCTGACCGAGCCTACAGTCGGATGGCCTTGCGGCACACTGCATTTCGGCCAACTTCAGCTCAAGATCGGCTAG
- a CDS encoding acyl-CoA dehydrogenase family protein produces MIEWSETDLMMRDAVRQFVDKEIRPHLDELETGALSPYPIARKFFSQFGLDAMAAESVKKMLDRERAEAGGEKQSSADDSGGMSGQQSMVAVLVSEIARVSIGLLSTASVSLGLGAATIMSRGTLAQKERWLPELMTLEKIAAWAITEPDCGSDAFGGMKTYVKRDGEDYILNGQKTFITNGPYADVLVVYAKLDEGNAGPDKQDKRNRPVLVFVLDAGMEGLTQGKPFKKMGMMSSPTGELFFDNVRLTPDRLLGESEQHASGDGRESARDNFAAERIGIAMMALGIIDECHRLCVEYAKTRTLWGKNIGQFQLIQLKLAKMEIARMNVQNMVFMTIERQQAGKPLTLAEASAVKLYSSETATEVAMEAVQLFGGNGYMAEYRVEQLARDAKSLMIYAGSNEVQVTHIAKGLLS; encoded by the coding sequence ATGATCGAGTGGTCCGAGACCGATCTGATGATGCGGGATGCCGTTCGTCAGTTCGTGGACAAGGAGATTCGCCCGCATCTGGACGAACTGGAAACCGGTGCGCTGTCGCCGTATCCGATCGCCCGGAAGTTTTTCAGCCAGTTCGGCCTCGACGCCATGGCCGCCGAGTCGGTCAAGAAGATGCTGGACCGCGAGCGCGCCGAGGCCGGCGGTGAAAAGCAGAGCAGCGCAGACGATTCCGGCGGCATGAGCGGCCAGCAGTCGATGGTCGCAGTGCTGGTTTCCGAGATCGCGCGGGTCAGCATCGGACTGCTGAGTACCGCGTCGGTGAGCCTCGGCCTGGGCGCGGCGACCATCATGAGCCGCGGCACGCTGGCCCAGAAGGAGCGCTGGCTGCCCGAGCTGATGACGCTGGAAAAGATTGCGGCGTGGGCGATTACCGAACCGGACTGCGGCTCGGACGCGTTCGGTGGCATGAAGACTTACGTGAAGCGCGATGGCGAGGACTACATCCTCAACGGGCAGAAGACGTTCATCACCAACGGGCCCTACGCCGACGTCCTGGTCGTCTACGCGAAACTCGACGAAGGCAACGCGGGCCCGGACAAGCAGGACAAGCGGAACCGTCCGGTGCTGGTTTTCGTGCTCGACGCGGGGATGGAAGGCCTGACGCAGGGCAAGCCGTTCAAGAAGATGGGCATGATGTCCTCGCCGACCGGCGAGTTGTTCTTCGACAACGTGCGGCTGACCCCGGACCGGCTGCTCGGCGAGAGCGAACAGCACGCCAGCGGCGACGGCCGCGAATCAGCCCGCGACAACTTCGCCGCCGAGCGGATCGGGATCGCGATGATGGCGCTGGGCATCATCGACGAATGTCACCGGCTCTGTGTGGAATACGCGAAGACCCGCACGCTGTGGGGCAAGAACATCGGGCAGTTCCAGCTGATCCAGCTGAAGCTGGCGAAGATGGAGATCGCCCGGATGAACGTGCAGAACATGGTGTTCATGACGATCGAGCGTCAGCAGGCCGGCAAGCCGCTGACGCTGGCCGAGGCGTCGGCGGTCAAGCTGTACTCCTCGGAGACGGCCACCGAGGTGGCGATGGAGGCCGTGCAGTTGTTCGGCGGCAACGGCTATATGGCCGAATACCGCGTCGAGCAGCTGGCCCGCGATGCCAAGTCGCTGATGATTTACGCCGGCAGCAACGAGGTCCAGGTAACCCACATCGCGAAGGGTCTGCTGAGCTAG
- a CDS encoding lipid-transfer protein, protein MSNKVYVIGVGMTKFEKPGRREGWDYPDMARESGTNALTDAGIDYSEIEQGYVGYVYGESTAGQRALYELGLTGIPIVNVNNNCSTGSTALFLAAQAIRGGLADCTIALGFEKMKPGSLSSTYEDRTNPMDKHVKAMAEISEFAFPVAPWMFGAAGREHMKQYGSTAEHFAKIGYKNHKHSVNNPFAQFQDEYTLDDILAAKMIYDPLTKLQCSPTSDGSGAAILASEAFVDRHSLAGQAVEIVGQAMTTDFKSTFDGSAKGLIGYDMNVQAAERVYHQSGLGPEDFQVIELHDCFSANELLLYEALGLCGEGEAPKLIDNGDTTYGGRWVVNPSGGLISKGHPLGATGLAQCAELNWQLRGQADKRQVDNVSAALQHNIGLGGAAVVTAYQRAER, encoded by the coding sequence ATGTCCAACAAGGTTTATGTCATCGGCGTCGGCATGACGAAGTTCGAGAAGCCGGGCCGCCGCGAGGGCTGGGACTACCCGGACATGGCGCGGGAGTCGGGGACTAACGCGTTGACCGACGCGGGCATCGACTACAGCGAGATCGAGCAGGGTTACGTCGGCTACGTCTACGGCGAGTCGACCGCGGGGCAGCGCGCGCTCTACGAGCTGGGCCTGACCGGCATCCCGATCGTCAACGTCAACAACAACTGTTCGACCGGCTCCACCGCGCTGTTCCTGGCGGCGCAGGCGATTCGCGGCGGGTTGGCCGACTGCACGATCGCGCTGGGGTTCGAGAAGATGAAGCCCGGATCGCTGTCGTCGACCTATGAAGACCGCACCAATCCGATGGACAAGCACGTCAAGGCCATGGCCGAGATCAGCGAGTTCGCCTTCCCGGTGGCGCCCTGGATGTTCGGCGCGGCCGGGCGCGAACACATGAAGCAGTACGGCAGCACCGCCGAGCACTTCGCCAAGATCGGCTACAAGAACCACAAGCATTCGGTGAACAATCCGTTCGCCCAGTTCCAAGACGAGTACACCCTCGACGACATCCTGGCCGCGAAGATGATCTACGACCCGCTGACCAAGCTGCAGTGCTCGCCGACCTCGGACGGTTCGGGCGCGGCGATCCTGGCCTCGGAGGCTTTCGTCGACCGGCACTCGCTGGCCGGTCAGGCGGTGGAGATCGTCGGGCAGGCGATGACGACCGACTTCAAGTCCACCTTCGACGGCAGCGCCAAGGGTCTGATCGGCTACGACATGAATGTGCAAGCGGCGGAACGGGTTTACCACCAGTCCGGCCTGGGGCCGGAGGACTTCCAGGTGATCGAGCTGCACGACTGCTTTTCGGCCAACGAGCTGCTGCTCTACGAAGCCCTTGGCCTGTGCGGCGAGGGTGAGGCGCCCAAGCTGATCGACAACGGCGACACCACCTACGGCGGACGCTGGGTGGTCAACCCGTCCGGCGGCCTGATCTCCAAGGGCCACCCACTGGGTGCGACCGGGTTGGCGCAGTGCGCCGAGCTGAACTGGCAGCTGCGCGGCCAGGCCGACAAGCGTCAGGTCGACAACGTCAGCGCCGCACTGCAACACAACATCGGGCTGGGCGGGGCCGCCGTCGTCACCGCGTACCAGCGGGCCGAGCGCTGA
- a CDS encoding crotonase/enoyl-CoA hydratase family protein, producing MSEDRVRVRIGDGGVATVTMVRTDKHNALDQAMFEGLMNAAAQLAQDNSVRVVVLHGEGKSFCSGLDVASFMSGSGGTGVLLERDSDRVANFAQRVAYDWSLVPAPVIAAIHGNCFGGGLQIALGADIRIAAPDAKLSIMEVKWGLVPDMAITQTLPRLVPIDVAKELTFSGRIVPGSEALALGLVTRISDDPLASALELADEIARKSPDAVRAAKRLYDETWLSNDAAAALKRESELQVGLIGKPNQLAAVVAGMSGEDPVFVDPA from the coding sequence GTGAGCGAAGACAGGGTCCGGGTGCGTATCGGGGACGGTGGCGTGGCCACGGTGACGATGGTGCGCACCGACAAGCACAATGCGCTGGACCAAGCCATGTTCGAGGGCTTGATGAATGCGGCAGCGCAACTGGCGCAAGATAATTCGGTTCGCGTGGTCGTGTTGCACGGCGAGGGGAAGAGCTTCTGCTCGGGCCTGGACGTCGCGAGCTTCATGTCCGGAAGCGGTGGCACCGGCGTTCTGCTGGAGCGCGACAGCGACCGGGTGGCCAACTTCGCACAGCGGGTGGCCTATGACTGGTCGCTGGTGCCGGCGCCGGTCATCGCCGCGATTCACGGCAATTGCTTCGGCGGCGGTCTGCAGATCGCGCTGGGCGCCGACATCCGGATCGCCGCACCCGATGCGAAGCTGTCCATCATGGAGGTCAAGTGGGGGCTGGTTCCCGACATGGCCATCACGCAGACACTCCCACGACTCGTGCCGATCGACGTTGCCAAGGAGTTGACCTTCAGCGGCCGCATTGTGCCTGGCAGCGAGGCTTTGGCGCTCGGACTGGTGACCCGGATCAGTGACGACCCGCTGGCCTCGGCGCTGGAACTCGCCGACGAGATCGCGCGGAAATCACCCGATGCCGTCCGCGCCGCCAAGCGCCTCTACGACGAAACTTGGCTCAGCAACGACGCCGCGGCCGCCCTCAAACGCGAATCCGAGCTGCAAGTCGGGCTGATCGGCAAGCCGAATCAGCTTGCCGCCGTGGTGGCCGGCATGTCGGGGGAGGACCCGGTCTTCGTCGACCCTGCCTGA